One window from the genome of Metabacillus flavus encodes:
- the era gene encoding GTPase Era, with protein MTNKEYKSGFVSIIGRPNVGKSTFLNRVIGQKIAIMSDKPQTTRNKIQGVLTTDDSQTIFIDTPGIHKPKHKLGDFMMKVAQNTLREVDIIMFMINAEEGYGRGDEFIIEKLKEVKTPVFLVINKIDQLHPDQLFPLIEKYKALYPFKEVVPISALQGNNVETLLEQIKKYLPEGPQYYPADQVTDHPERFIISELVREKVLHLTREEIPHSVAVVIDAIERREENASVYVAATVIVERDSQKGIVIGKQGKMLKEVGQRARVDIEALLGSKVFLELWVKVQKDWRNKMNQLRDYGFREDEY; from the coding sequence ATGACTAACAAAGAGTATAAATCAGGTTTTGTTTCTATTATCGGCAGGCCAAATGTCGGTAAATCAACATTTTTAAATCGGGTAATCGGCCAAAAAATTGCCATTATGAGTGACAAACCTCAAACTACCCGAAACAAGATCCAGGGAGTTCTGACAACAGACGACTCTCAAACCATTTTTATTGATACCCCGGGAATTCACAAGCCGAAACATAAGCTTGGCGACTTTATGATGAAAGTTGCACAAAACACTCTGCGGGAAGTAGACATTATTATGTTTATGATAAATGCAGAGGAGGGCTATGGCAGAGGCGATGAATTTATTATCGAAAAGCTTAAAGAAGTTAAAACACCCGTTTTCCTAGTGATCAATAAAATAGATCAGCTGCATCCAGATCAGCTGTTCCCGCTGATTGAAAAGTATAAAGCGCTGTACCCGTTCAAGGAAGTAGTGCCGATTTCCGCGCTGCAGGGGAATAATGTTGAAACTCTTCTTGAACAGATTAAAAAGTATCTGCCGGAAGGTCCGCAGTATTATCCTGCCGATCAAGTGACAGATCATCCTGAACGCTTTATTATTTCCGAACTGGTTAGAGAAAAAGTTCTCCATTTAACCAGGGAAGAAATTCCTCATTCGGTTGCAGTCGTCATTGATGCAATAGAACGCAGGGAGGAAAACGCTTCGGTTTATGTGGCAGCTACTGTCATCGTTGAGAGGGATTCGCAAAAAGGTATTGTTATTGGAAAACAAGGAAAAATGCTCAAGGAAGTCGGACAGCGTGCACGGGTGGATATTGAAGCCCTTTTAGGATCGAAAGTGTTTTTGGAGCTTTGGGTGAAGGTTCAAAAGGACTGGCGAAATAAAATGAATCAGCTCAGAGATTATGGGTTCAGAGAAGATGAATATTGA
- a CDS encoding YqzL family protein: MKDFTWKVFYQTGNIDTYLLFKEMEKEHADGPESQEDELISPDFPLI, encoded by the coding sequence ATGAAGGATTTTACCTGGAAAGTATTTTATCAGACAGGTAATATTGACACGTATCTTCTTTTTAAGGAAATGGAAAAGGAGCATGCTGATGGACCCGAATCACAAGAGGATGAGCTAATCAGTCCAGATTTTCCGCTGATTTGA
- a CDS encoding cytidine deaminase, producing MTCGMNTEQLIIEAKTARERAYVPYSTFKVGAALLTKSGRVFGGCNIENAAYSMCNCAERTALFKAYSEGETDFEAIAVVADTKRPVPPCGACRQVISELCSKDMKVILTNMNGDIEQLTAGELLPGAFSAEDLND from the coding sequence CGAAGCGAAAACAGCACGGGAAAGAGCGTATGTGCCCTATTCAACATTTAAGGTAGGCGCTGCACTTTTGACCAAATCCGGTAGGGTATTTGGCGGATGCAACATAGAAAATGCCGCGTATAGCATGTGCAATTGTGCAGAACGAACTGCCCTGTTTAAGGCTTATTCTGAAGGTGAAACGGACTTCGAAGCTATAGCAGTAGTTGCAGATACGAAAAGACCGGTGCCGCCGTGCGGCGCGTGCCGGCAGGTAATTTCCGAGCTTTGCAGCAAGGATATGAAAGTAATACTAACGAACATGAACGGCGATATCGAACAGCTTACAGCAGGTGAGTTGCTGCCGGGAGCATTTTCAGCGGAGGATTTAAATGACTAA
- the recO gene encoding DNA repair protein RecO, whose product MLQKCEGIIIRSSNYGENNKIVTIYTRELGKVGVMARGAKKPNSRLAAMTQLFTYGTFLFQKSSGLGSLQQAETLVSMRSIREDLFMTAYASYMAELLDKGTDNLERNPFLFELFLQIFQHLDKGQDPDILLRMFELKMLPVLGITPHLNDCVNCGSTDGTFHFSIREAGFLCHRCFEKDPFRLVISQGAVRLLRLLYFFDLSRLGQISVKTETKNELKLVLNSYYQEYSGLYLKSKRFLDQIESLRDQL is encoded by the coding sequence GTGCTCCAAAAATGCGAAGGAATCATCATACGTTCATCTAATTATGGAGAGAACAATAAAATAGTTACAATTTATACAAGAGAGCTGGGCAAAGTTGGAGTGATGGCTAGGGGAGCAAAAAAACCAAATAGCCGCCTTGCAGCTATGACTCAGCTTTTTACTTATGGAACCTTTTTATTTCAAAAATCATCGGGGCTGGGCAGTTTGCAGCAGGCCGAAACACTTGTTTCAATGCGGTCGATCAGAGAAGATTTATTTATGACTGCTTACGCCTCCTATATGGCAGAGCTGCTGGACAAGGGGACTGACAACCTGGAAAGAAACCCTTTTCTTTTTGAGCTCTTTCTGCAAATCTTCCAGCATCTCGACAAGGGGCAGGATCCTGATATTCTGCTAAGAATGTTTGAACTGAAGATGCTTCCGGTTCTGGGAATTACTCCGCATCTGAATGACTGTGTCAATTGCGGCAGCACAGATGGAACCTTTCACTTTTCAATCAGAGAAGCGGGGTTTTTATGCCACCGCTGTTTTGAAAAAGATCCATTCAGACTCGTTATTTCACAGGGAGCGGTTAGACTTCTGCGTCTCTTGTATTTCTTCGATTTAAGCAGGCTTGGCCAGATTTCAGTTAAAACCGAAACGAAAAATGAACTGAAGCTCGTATTGAACAGTTATTATCAGGAATACTCGGGCCTGTACTTAAAATCAAAACGATTTTTGGACCAAATAGAAAGTTTACGGGATCAGCTGTAG